The following coding sequences are from one Nonlabens arenilitoris window:
- the paaZ gene encoding phenylacetic acid degradation bifunctional protein PaaZ, with product MILESYINGQWIAGEEKSTRNMYDAITGDIIGLTSTEGLDIASALQYGRDHGKVLRDMTFQQRGNMIKKLALYLNKRKKAFYDISYKTGATRADSWVDIEGGFGNLFANASLRKLFPDQSYAVEGDPIDLSRGGRFMAHHILVPRRGVAVHINAFNFPVWGMLEKCAVNWMAGMPAVVLPAPQTAFLTEAVVREIINSGILPEGSLQLLSGLTTSILDTVNSQDVVTFTGSAATGRKLKAHPRLLEESVPFTMEADSLNSSVLGPDAVPGTPEFDIFVKEVRKEMTSKAGQKCTAIRRILVPENLMEDVQIALGKQLSKTVIGDPLLRETRMGALINNDQRETTKSQISKIAQTAQMVYGNLDEVEILGDRAQKGAFMSPILMREDQPFKNTAAHEIECFGPVSTLMPYKNIDEAIELAHMGKGSLVSSVVTSDDAFAKAYTINAASSHGRILTLNRDSAPQSTGHGSPLPLLVHGGPGRAGGGEEMGGLRGIKHYMQRCAVQGSPTSLTEITGIYQPNGAYKKAENHPFSYHYEDIKPGMSLETHKRTLTDNDIQNFANLTWDHFYAHTDITSLDGSIFKKRTAHGYFIISAAAGLFVYPNKGPVSANYGLEDIRFLRPLYHNDTIYVRLTCKEKRERDVAGREHPSGIVKWYVEVFDAEPVDYENGKTDEEATALVAVATILTMVEKKQTVFPEITEDYIKSALAKLDANAKPQWGTMTPQHMVEHLEMSYRIASGEIQDFEVATPDEYLEKVAATLWNYDKMPQNHKMPLMKQDGTLEDLKHGDLETAKQQLLEARNEYLDFYKKNPKASTKNAVFGPLSKYEWTLLERKHLSHHFEQFNLVG from the coding sequence ATGATTCTAGAAAGTTACATCAATGGCCAGTGGATTGCTGGTGAGGAGAAATCTACACGTAATATGTATGACGCCATTACTGGTGATATCATAGGTCTTACAAGTACAGAAGGTTTAGATATTGCTAGTGCGTTACAATATGGTCGCGACCACGGTAAGGTGTTGAGAGATATGACGTTTCAGCAACGTGGTAATATGATTAAGAAATTAGCACTTTACCTCAATAAAAGAAAAAAAGCATTTTATGACATTAGTTATAAAACTGGTGCCACACGTGCAGATAGTTGGGTAGATATAGAAGGTGGTTTTGGAAATTTATTTGCAAATGCTAGTTTAAGAAAACTCTTTCCAGATCAGTCCTATGCGGTAGAAGGTGACCCTATAGATTTATCGCGTGGTGGTCGTTTTATGGCACATCACATTCTAGTACCTCGCAGAGGTGTCGCCGTACATATCAACGCCTTTAACTTCCCTGTATGGGGAATGTTAGAAAAATGTGCTGTAAACTGGATGGCTGGTATGCCAGCAGTCGTGTTGCCAGCACCACAAACAGCCTTTTTAACGGAAGCTGTAGTGCGTGAAATCATAAATTCAGGTATACTTCCTGAAGGATCTTTACAGCTCCTAAGTGGATTGACCACAAGTATTTTAGATACAGTCAACTCGCAAGACGTAGTAACATTCACAGGTAGTGCAGCAACAGGTAGAAAGCTTAAAGCACATCCAAGACTTTTAGAAGAATCAGTTCCTTTTACCATGGAAGCCGATTCTTTAAACTCTTCTGTTTTAGGACCAGACGCTGTTCCTGGAACGCCAGAATTTGACATATTTGTAAAAGAAGTACGTAAAGAGATGACCTCTAAAGCTGGACAAAAATGTACTGCGATTAGAAGGATTCTTGTCCCAGAAAACTTAATGGAAGATGTACAAATTGCATTAGGGAAACAACTTTCCAAAACAGTGATAGGTGATCCATTATTGAGAGAAACTCGCATGGGTGCTCTTATTAATAACGATCAAAGAGAAACTACTAAATCTCAAATCTCAAAAATTGCTCAAACCGCACAAATGGTTTATGGTAACTTAGATGAGGTGGAGATTTTAGGAGATCGCGCCCAAAAAGGAGCGTTTATGTCACCTATTTTAATGCGAGAAGATCAACCGTTTAAAAATACCGCAGCTCACGAGATAGAATGTTTTGGTCCTGTGAGTACTTTGATGCCTTATAAAAATATAGATGAGGCAATCGAGCTAGCTCACATGGGTAAAGGCTCGTTGGTGAGCAGTGTAGTTACTAGTGATGACGCTTTCGCGAAAGCGTACACCATAAACGCAGCATCGTCTCATGGTAGAATATTGACTTTAAATAGAGATAGCGCACCACAATCCACAGGTCACGGATCGCCGTTACCATTGTTAGTGCATGGTGGACCAGGACGTGCTGGTGGCGGCGAGGAAATGGGCGGACTGCGAGGTATTAAACATTACATGCAGCGTTGTGCCGTTCAAGGAAGTCCAACTTCGTTAACTGAAATCACCGGAATCTATCAACCTAATGGTGCTTATAAAAAAGCAGAGAATCATCCATTCTCATACCATTATGAAGATATCAAGCCAGGAATGAGTCTAGAGACGCATAAAAGAACACTGACTGATAATGATATCCAGAATTTTGCAAACCTTACTTGGGATCATTTCTATGCGCATACAGATATTACCAGTTTAGATGGTAGTATTTTTAAGAAACGTACCGCGCACGGATACTTTATAATCAGTGCCGCAGCAGGACTTTTTGTTTATCCTAATAAAGGTCCGGTAAGTGCAAATTATGGTCTAGAAGATATTCGTTTCTTGAGACCATTATATCACAATGACACGATTTATGTACGTTTGACTTGTAAAGAAAAAAGAGAAAGAGACGTCGCTGGTCGTGAGCACCCATCTGGAATTGTAAAATGGTATGTAGAAGTTTTTGATGCAGAGCCTGTAGATTATGAAAATGGTAAGACTGATGAAGAAGCAACAGCACTGGTAGCTGTGGCAACCATTCTTACCATGGTAGAGAAAAAACAAACGGTATTTCCAGAAATTACAGAAGATTATATCAAGTCTGCTTTAGCAAAATTAGATGCAAATGCAAAACCTCAATGGGGAACGATGACACCACAACATATGGTAGAACATCTAGAGATGAGCTATAGAATTGCTAGTGGAGAGATTCAAGATTTTGAAGTGGCTACACCAGATGAATATCTAGAAAAAGTAGCAGCGACTTTGTGGAATTATGACAAGATGCCACAAAATCACAAAATGCCATTAATGAAACAAGATGGAACACTTGAAGACTTAAAACATGGAGATTTAGAAACGGCAAAACAACAACTATTAGAAGCTAGAAATGAATATCTAGATTTCTATAAAAAGAATCCAAAAGCATCAACAAAGAATGCTGTTTTTGGACCGTTGAGTAAGTATGAATGGACCTTGTTAGAGAGAAAGCATTTGAGTCATCATTTTGAACAGTTTAATCTAGTAGGTTAA
- a CDS encoding GIY-YIG nuclease family protein has protein sequence MYTYIMSHVENKLFYVGVTNNIKQRVFDHKNATFETHVGKFNIKQLVWFEKHDNPTEAIKREKLIKKWKREYKINLI, from the coding sequence ATGTATACATACATAATGTCTCATGTTGAGAATAAACTATTTTATGTAGGTGTGACTAACAATATTAAACAGCGAGTCTTTGACCATAAGAATGCTACTTTTGAAACTCATGTTGGTAAATTTAATATCAAGCAGTTAGTTTGGTTTGAAAAACATGACAACCCAACAGAAGCTATTAAGCGTGAAAAACTTATTAAAAAATGGAAACGAGAATATAAGATTAATTTGATATAG
- a CDS encoding four helix bundle protein yields MFESKYHFKFEDLIVYQKAMAFGEKINVLSESFPKKELYRLSSQYARAADSIAANISEGYGSTDANFNRYLKMAWDSSHECVTWNSKAFLRQYITHDTFEANRKDLTEIGKMISSLRRSLKNK; encoded by the coding sequence ATGTTTGAAAGTAAGTATCATTTTAAATTTGAAGATCTGATTGTTTATCAAAAGGCTATGGCTTTTGGTGAAAAGATAAATGTTTTATCAGAGAGTTTTCCCAAAAAAGAACTTTATAGATTGTCTTCTCAATATGCAAGAGCAGCTGATTCTATCGCTGCAAATATTTCTGAGGGATATGGAAGTACAGATGCAAATTTTAATAGATATTTAAAAATGGCTTGGGATAGTAGTCACGAGTGTGTAACTTGGAATTCTAAGGCGTTTCTAAGGCAGTATATCACACACGATACTTTTGAAGCTAATAGAAAAGATTTAACCGAAATTGGTAAAATGATATCATCGTTAAGGCGAAGTCTTAAAAATAAGTAA
- a CDS encoding acetyl-CoA C-acyltransferase has protein sequence MKNTYIIDGVRTPIGNYKGTLSTIRPDDLAAHVIKTVVKRNPNIPKDAYADVIMGCANQAGEDNRNVARMAALLAGLPVTVPGETVNRLCSSGLSAIVHAHRAIQTGDGDVFISGGVENMTRGPLVIAKPSSAFGTDSKMYDSSFGWRFVNHKMAEMYGVDGMGNTAENLVEKFTISREDQDAFAAWSQQKATAAQQSGRLAKEIVAVEIPQRKKDPIIFKDDEFIKPTTTKEVLAKLRPAFKKDGGSVTAGNSSGLNDGAAATIIASEDAVKKYNLKPMARVVSSAVVGVEPRIMGIGPVTASNKALEKAGLTLADMDVIELNEAFASQALACTRAWGLADDDPRLNPNGGSIAIGHPLGVTGTRLAYSAALELQLTNKKYALITMCVGVGQGYAMVIENVS, from the coding sequence TTGAAAAACACATATATAATCGACGGTGTTCGTACACCCATAGGAAATTACAAAGGAACATTATCTACCATAAGACCAGATGATCTTGCGGCACATGTTATAAAAACTGTAGTAAAGCGTAATCCAAATATCCCAAAAGACGCCTATGCCGATGTGATCATGGGCTGTGCTAACCAGGCAGGAGAAGATAACCGTAATGTAGCACGTATGGCAGCATTACTCGCTGGTTTACCAGTTACAGTTCCAGGAGAAACGGTCAACAGACTGTGTAGTAGTGGATTAAGTGCTATTGTGCATGCACATAGAGCAATACAAACTGGTGATGGAGATGTTTTTATTTCTGGTGGAGTAGAGAATATGACTCGTGGACCATTAGTAATTGCAAAACCTAGTAGCGCCTTTGGTACCGATTCTAAGATGTACGATTCTAGTTTTGGTTGGCGTTTTGTCAATCACAAAATGGCCGAAATGTACGGTGTAGACGGAATGGGAAACACTGCTGAAAACCTTGTAGAGAAATTTACAATCTCTCGAGAAGATCAAGATGCATTTGCAGCGTGGTCCCAACAAAAAGCGACAGCAGCTCAACAATCAGGAAGATTGGCTAAAGAAATAGTAGCTGTAGAAATTCCACAACGTAAAAAAGATCCTATCATCTTTAAAGATGACGAGTTCATCAAACCGACTACAACTAAAGAAGTTCTAGCAAAACTACGTCCAGCCTTTAAAAAAGACGGTGGTTCTGTTACTGCGGGAAATTCCAGCGGTTTAAATGATGGTGCCGCTGCAACGATTATTGCCAGTGAAGATGCTGTAAAGAAATATAACTTAAAGCCTATGGCTAGAGTGGTGAGTAGTGCGGTAGTTGGAGTAGAGCCACGCATTATGGGAATAGGTCCAGTTACAGCGAGTAATAAAGCATTAGAAAAGGCAGGTTTAACGCTAGCTGATATGGATGTGATAGAATTGAATGAAGCATTTGCATCACAAGCACTAGCTTGCACCAGAGCTTGGGGACTTGCAGATGATGATCCAAGACTTAATCCGAATGGTGGATCTATCGCGATAGGGCATCCACTAGGTGTGACTGGAACTAGATTAGCTTATAGTGCTGCATTAGAACTTCAATTAACTAATAAGAAATATGCCTTAATAACTATGTGCGTAGGAGTAGGGCAAGGGTATGCGATGGTGATTGAGAATGTTAGTTAG
- a CDS encoding four helix bundle protein: protein MEFESNYHFSFENLKVYQKAVYFGETINQLVDKFPKKEMYRLSSQFCRAADSIAANISEGSGSTDPNFNRYLKMAWDSSHECVTWNTKAFLRKYISKEEFENNRAVLTEIGKMIFGLRSKLKSK, encoded by the coding sequence ATGGAATTTGAAAGTAATTATCATTTCAGTTTTGAAAATCTAAAGGTTTATCAAAAAGCTGTTTATTTTGGCGAGACTATTAATCAACTTGTAGATAAATTTCCTAAAAAGGAAATGTATCGCTTATCCTCACAATTCTGTCGAGCAGCAGATTCAATAGCAGCTAATATATCAGAAGGTTCAGGAAGCACAGATCCTAATTTTAATAGATACCTAAAAATGGCCTGGGATAGCAGTCATGAATGCGTTACCTGGAATACTAAAGCATTTCTGAGAAAGTATATCTCAAAAGAGGAATTTGAAAATAATCGAGCCGTGCTTACTGAAATAGGTAAAATGATTTTTGGACTAAGAAGTAAATTAAAATCAAAATAA
- a CDS encoding SulP family inorganic anion transporter — MLSSFYDTKNLKGDLTGGLVAGVVALPLALAFGVQSGLGAIAGLYGAIAVGIFAAIFGGTATQASGPTGPMTVVSAALVVKAIELTGSVEAAMPIIILTFLTGGIIQMLFGFINIAGYIKYFPYPVVSGFMSGVGLIIILLQIFPLFGMVSPKNTLKVLSDMPLLIEGFNWQALVLGSLTVFIYYTFPKITKVIPSALVALIVVSVVAYFLPWQVPIIGDIPSGLPSLKLNGILDIDSSAYALVAEYALVLAVLGSIDSLLTSVIADNMTKTKHNSNRELIGQGIGNMVAAIFGGIPGAGATKGTVVNINSGGKTRLSGVLHGLFLAAVLLGLSGLAAHIPLAVLAGILIPIGFKIIDTKGLKHLLAVPRADAVVLIIVLLMTTFGSLIQAVGIGVILASLLFMKRASDLGEKGLEVGTLAGFDGEQPWKDEQELYDTFKDQIYIKHLYGPLFFGFTSHFQETIKALSPEVKALIIRLDRVPYIDQSGLYALENAVLDLEKRGVRVVLTGLQEQPKDKLESIDIIPDLVSESETFATIEEAFEYLKNYFKL, encoded by the coding sequence ATGCTTTCTTCTTTTTATGATACTAAAAATTTAAAAGGTGATCTCACTGGTGGTCTAGTCGCTGGTGTTGTTGCACTACCGCTTGCACTAGCATTTGGTGTTCAATCTGGTTTAGGAGCTATTGCTGGACTATATGGTGCTATCGCAGTTGGGATTTTTGCAGCTATCTTTGGTGGTACTGCAACTCAAGCCAGTGGACCTACTGGACCTATGACGGTAGTATCTGCTGCTTTAGTGGTAAAAGCTATTGAACTTACCGGCAGCGTAGAAGCCGCGATGCCTATAATCATACTTACGTTTTTAACTGGTGGGATTATTCAAATGCTTTTTGGCTTTATCAACATAGCTGGATACATTAAATACTTCCCTTATCCTGTGGTATCTGGTTTTATGAGCGGTGTAGGTTTAATCATTATATTACTTCAAATATTCCCGCTTTTTGGAATGGTATCCCCTAAAAACACATTGAAAGTTCTAAGTGACATGCCGTTATTAATAGAAGGCTTTAATTGGCAAGCACTAGTATTAGGATCGTTAACTGTATTCATTTATTATACATTTCCTAAAATTACTAAAGTAATACCTAGTGCACTAGTGGCGTTGATAGTTGTTTCTGTTGTTGCTTATTTCTTACCGTGGCAAGTGCCTATCATAGGCGATATCCCATCTGGATTACCTTCTTTGAAATTAAACGGAATTTTAGATATTGACTCGAGTGCCTATGCACTTGTGGCCGAATATGCCTTAGTACTAGCTGTTTTAGGTTCTATAGACTCTTTGCTTACATCAGTCATTGCAGATAATATGACTAAAACAAAACATAATAGCAATAGAGAATTAATAGGTCAAGGAATAGGGAACATGGTTGCTGCGATATTTGGTGGTATTCCAGGTGCTGGAGCTACAAAAGGAACAGTAGTAAATATAAATTCTGGTGGAAAAACACGCTTGTCAGGTGTGTTACATGGATTATTTCTTGCAGCAGTTTTACTAGGTTTGAGTGGTCTTGCAGCGCATATTCCACTAGCTGTTCTTGCCGGAATTTTGATTCCTATCGGTTTTAAAATTATAGATACAAAAGGATTGAAGCATTTACTTGCGGTACCGCGTGCAGATGCAGTGGTTTTAATTATCGTACTGTTGATGACCACATTTGGTAGTCTCATACAAGCGGTAGGAATCGGAGTGATACTGGCATCCTTACTATTTATGAAACGCGCAAGCGATCTAGGAGAAAAAGGACTAGAAGTAGGAACTCTTGCAGGATTTGACGGTGAACAACCTTGGAAAGACGAGCAAGAGTTATATGATACTTTTAAGGATCAAATTTATATAAAGCACCTCTATGGACCATTGTTCTTCGGTTTCACGTCACACTTTCAAGAAACTATTAAAGCTCTTTCTCCAGAAGTAAAAGCGTTGATAATTCGTCTAGATCGAGTTCCATACATAGATCAATCTGGTTTGTATGCTTTAGAAAATGCTGTTCTAGACTTAGAAAAACGTGGTGTAAGAGTAGTTCTTACCGGTTTACAAGAACAACCTAAAGATAAATTAGAATCGATTGATATCATACCAGATTTAGTAAGTGAATCTGAGACTTTTGCAACTATAGAAGAAGCCTTTGAGTACTTAAAAAATTATTTTAAATTATAA
- a CDS encoding transferase hexapeptide repeat family protein produces MIYSFKSHIPVIHESSFVHPQATVIGNVIIGKNCYVGPSAVIRGDWGEIIIENGVNVQENCTIHMFPGKSITLKEGAHVGHGAIIHGANLGRNCMIGMNSVIMDDAIIGDECIVGAMAFVKAEAVFEPRSLIVGNPAKKIKDVSDQMIKWKTAGTKLYQQLPADCHETMQEVEPLREIPENRPVQEDFYKTLQEIKGK; encoded by the coding sequence ATGATCTACTCTTTCAAATCCCACATTCCAGTAATTCACGAGTCTAGTTTTGTGCATCCACAAGCAACTGTAATTGGTAATGTGATTATAGGTAAGAATTGTTATGTTGGGCCTAGTGCAGTAATACGCGGTGATTGGGGTGAGATCATAATTGAAAATGGTGTGAATGTGCAAGAAAATTGTACGATCCATATGTTTCCAGGTAAAAGCATCACGCTTAAAGAAGGTGCGCACGTAGGTCACGGAGCTATTATCCATGGCGCAAACCTAGGTCGCAATTGTATGATAGGTATGAATAGTGTCATTATGGATGACGCAATTATAGGAGACGAGTGCATAGTAGGTGCCATGGCATTTGTAAAAGCCGAAGCCGTTTTTGAACCACGTAGTCTTATCGTAGGAAATCCAGCCAAAAAAATTAAAGATGTTTCTGATCAAATGATCAAGTGGAAAACTGCTGGAACTAAACTATATCAACAACTACCTGCAGACTGTCACGAGACCATGCAAGAAGTAGAACCACTTCGTGAGATTCCTGAAAATAGACCTGTTCAAGAAGATTTTTATAAGACACTACAGGAGATTAAAGGTAAATAA
- a CDS encoding PaaI family thioesterase: MTQKLKGTDIPAKMLSLDPYSTWLGIEILSVEIGCVKLGMTIRPEMLNSMGKAHGGITYSLADTAFGFSSNTHGKFAVSIETSINHIEALEEGDYITAECTLDKTKTKVGFNIVEVKKGDELVALFKGVVYRTNKDWE, encoded by the coding sequence ATGACTCAAAAACTTAAAGGAACTGATATTCCAGCAAAAATGCTTTCACTTGATCCATATTCTACATGGTTAGGTATTGAAATCCTTTCTGTAGAAATAGGTTGTGTAAAGTTAGGAATGACCATAAGACCAGAAATGTTGAATAGTATGGGAAAAGCACATGGTGGGATTACTTACTCGCTGGCAGATACTGCTTTTGGTTTTTCATCCAACACGCACGGTAAATTTGCTGTATCCATAGAAACAAGCATCAACCACATAGAAGCATTAGAAGAAGGCGACTACATTACAGCAGAATGTACCCTAGACAAAACCAAAACCAAAGTAGGTTTTAACATCGTTGAGGTAAAAAAAGGCGATGAGTTGGTGGCACTTTTTAAAGGAGTGGTTTATAGGACTAATAAGGATTGGGAATAA
- a CDS encoding 3-hydroxyacyl-CoA dehydrogenase NAD-binding domain-containing protein, translated as MDINKVGVIGAGTMGSGIAQVAATAGCKVKLFDVNQAQLDKAQAALEKIMNRLIEKGRIDTAEKSRIQSNITYVSTVKDLADSDLTIEAIVENLDIKKKVFQELESHVSDSCIIASNTSSLSIASIAASLDKPERCIGIHFFNPAPLMKLVEVIPAVQTAQNVTDTCVATIENWKKVVAVAKDTPGFIVNRVARPFYSESLRIYEEGMASFATIDYALKGLGFKMGPFELMDYIGHDVNYVVTETVFAAFYFDPRYKPSLTQKRLMEAGWLGRKSGRGFYDYVNVDSEHAFAKADPVKSPELIKEIQDRVLVMLINEAADALFLNIATAQGIDSAMTKGVNYPKGLLAWANEKGIEWCVNGLDAMYDLYREDRYRCSPILRKMNAAGTKFSL; from the coding sequence ATGGATATCAATAAAGTAGGAGTCATAGGAGCAGGAACAATGGGAAGTGGAATTGCTCAAGTAGCTGCCACTGCTGGTTGTAAAGTAAAACTGTTTGATGTTAATCAGGCGCAACTAGATAAAGCACAAGCTGCTCTAGAAAAGATAATGAACCGACTTATCGAGAAAGGTAGAATAGATACTGCTGAGAAAAGTCGCATTCAATCTAATATCACTTATGTTAGTACGGTAAAGGATCTAGCTGACTCTGATCTAACTATCGAGGCGATTGTTGAGAATCTAGATATTAAGAAAAAGGTGTTTCAAGAACTAGAATCTCATGTGTCTGACAGCTGTATTATAGCTTCAAACACTTCTAGTCTAAGCATCGCTAGTATTGCAGCATCACTCGATAAACCAGAGCGTTGCATAGGAATTCACTTTTTTAATCCAGCGCCATTAATGAAGCTTGTTGAGGTAATTCCTGCCGTACAAACGGCTCAAAATGTTACAGATACTTGTGTGGCTACTATCGAGAATTGGAAAAAAGTAGTTGCCGTAGCAAAGGATACTCCAGGTTTCATAGTTAATCGTGTGGCGCGACCATTTTACAGTGAATCGTTGCGTATTTATGAAGAAGGAATGGCGAGTTTTGCCACAATAGACTATGCCTTGAAAGGACTTGGTTTTAAAATGGGACCTTTTGAATTGATGGATTATATAGGTCACGATGTGAATTATGTGGTGACCGAAACTGTTTTTGCTGCCTTCTATTTTGATCCTCGTTACAAGCCATCTTTAACTCAAAAACGATTGATGGAAGCTGGCTGGCTAGGTCGTAAATCAGGTAGAGGATTTTATGATTATGTAAATGTGGATAGTGAGCACGCTTTCGCGAAAGCGGACCCAGTAAAATCACCTGAACTCATAAAAGAAATTCAAGATCGTGTACTCGTTATGTTAATCAATGAGGCGGCAGATGCCTTATTTCTAAACATAGCAACGGCACAAGGAATAGATAGCGCGATGACCAAAGGCGTGAATTATCCAAAAGGATTACTCGCCTGGGCAAACGAAAAAGGAATAGAATGGTGTGTAAACGGACTGGACGCGATGTATGATTTGTACCGAGAAGATCGCTACAGATGCTCGCCGATTTTACGTAAAATGAATGCTGCTGGAACTAAATTCTCGCTGTAA
- a CDS encoding DUF1697 domain-containing protein, with translation MRYVALLRGVNVSGKNKLPMALLREALKATPFCDATTYIQSGNIVFNADLDITTCEQIIADLLKAEFDLNVPVIVREQSAIKDILKVNPFETRTIENSKFMSFGFFDKIPVTEKIDEVMSFSTEIETFKIVDDVMYFYCGVGFGKTKMTNAWFEKKLGVTSTMRNYNTTTKLVSL, from the coding sequence ATGAGATATGTTGCTTTATTGCGTGGTGTTAATGTTAGTGGTAAGAATAAATTACCAATGGCACTTTTAAGAGAAGCTCTTAAAGCAACTCCATTTTGTGACGCGACCACTTATATACAATCTGGTAATATTGTTTTTAATGCCGATTTAGATATAACTACTTGTGAGCAGATTATTGCAGATTTATTGAAAGCAGAATTTGATTTAAATGTTCCTGTAATTGTGCGTGAACAATCTGCGATTAAAGATATACTAAAAGTAAACCCTTTTGAAACGAGAACTATTGAGAATTCTAAATTCATGAGTTTTGGCTTTTTCGATAAGATTCCAGTTACAGAAAAGATTGATGAGGTGATGTCATTCTCCACAGAAATCGAAACCTTTAAAATAGTAGATGATGTGATGTATTTCTATTGCGGAGTAGGTTTTGGCAAGACTAAAATGACTAATGCATGGTTTGAAAAGAAACTAGGTGTGACATCAACAATGCGTAATTATAACACTACAACTAAGTTAGTGAGTCTTTGA
- a CDS encoding enoyl-CoA hydratase/isomerase family protein, with translation MTKEYVKTTTENQIQTIEFFHPAHNSLPGDILAQLAQAITDAGNDDATKVIILKSGGERTFCAGASFKELIAIDDEKTGEVFFSGFANVINAMRKCPKFILGRVQGKTVGGGVGVAAATDYCFATKFASIKLSELNIGIGPFVVGPAVERKLGLTGMSQIAINANEFYSPQWAKDNGLFAEVYESTEEMDAGIQAFAENLCTYNPDAMVEMKKMFWTGCENWDQLLFERAKISGRLVLSEFTKETLKRFR, from the coding sequence TTGACAAAGGAATACGTAAAAACAACAACAGAAAATCAAATACAAACCATAGAATTCTTTCACCCAGCGCACAATTCGTTGCCAGGTGATATTCTAGCACAACTAGCACAAGCTATTACTGATGCTGGAAATGACGATGCGACCAAAGTAATCATCCTAAAATCTGGTGGAGAACGCACTTTTTGTGCAGGAGCAAGTTTTAAAGAGCTCATCGCAATCGATGATGAAAAAACTGGCGAAGTATTCTTCTCTGGCTTTGCAAACGTGATCAACGCAATGCGCAAATGTCCTAAGTTCATATTAGGCCGTGTGCAAGGAAAAACAGTAGGTGGTGGAGTAGGAGTTGCTGCAGCCACAGACTATTGTTTTGCTACTAAATTTGCTAGTATTAAGTTAAGCGAACTCAACATAGGAATCGGACCATTTGTAGTAGGTCCAGCGGTAGAGCGCAAACTAGGATTAACTGGAATGAGCCAGATCGCCATAAACGCAAACGAATTCTATTCACCACAATGGGCAAAAGACAACGGGCTATTTGCTGAAGTGTATGAATCTACAGAAGAAATGGACGCAGGAATACAAGCATTTGCAGAGAACCTATGCACTTATAATCCAGATGCTATGGTCGAGATGAAAAAGATGTTCTGGACTGGTTGTGAAAATTGGGATCAATTACTTTTTGAAAGAGCAAAGATTTCTGGAAGATTGGTATTGAGTGAGTTTACTAAGGAGACCTTGAAGCGCTTTCGCTAG